Proteins encoded together in one Ferroglobus placidus DSM 10642 window:
- a CDS encoding FAD-dependent oxidoreductase: MIAVIGAGLGGLLAANLLAKEGYEVEVYERLPFPGGRFTSLNYKGFEVSTGALHMIPHGSRGPLAKLLKRIGAKVEIVDSKPEGEFLWNGERIEVRRRVFPLKAVLKFYKELAISKFKDRTLDVFANSLDDFTKAFLNSFLGWSLSIYPEDITFRKFYEIFKQTVKYRGPGIPIGGCKAVINELVENLESMGGRIYLRKEVRGMKESDGKIKLLVDDWKVFDSVVSNVGHKLTAELMGEKISHPEESRGIKYTLKLEEPFLEHTGVLFVANKNVAGMNEVTNADPNLGKGVMLQVHQPFRGEVRKAIEIGLREIREIVGKSFELIAVQSFSNDWPVNRAKAGSDLGVVFKERVVVVGDGAKGRDIEVEGIALGVEKALEELKRWT; the protein is encoded by the coding sequence TTGATCGCTGTAATAGGTGCTGGACTCGGAGGTTTGCTTGCCGCAAATCTCTTGGCTAAGGAAGGATACGAAGTTGAGGTGTACGAGAGGTTACCCTTTCCCGGCGGAAGGTTTACGAGTTTAAATTACAAGGGTTTCGAAGTCTCTACTGGAGCCTTGCACATGATTCCCCACGGAAGCAGGGGTCCTTTAGCGAAACTCTTGAAGAGGATAGGAGCGAAGGTAGAAATAGTAGATTCAAAGCCCGAAGGAGAGTTTTTGTGGAACGGAGAGAGAATTGAGGTTAGAAGGAGAGTTTTCCCTCTCAAAGCGGTATTAAAATTTTACAAAGAACTTGCGATTTCGAAGTTTAAGGATAGAACGCTCGACGTCTTTGCCAATTCTCTCGACGACTTTACGAAAGCGTTTCTTAATTCCTTCCTCGGCTGGAGTTTGAGCATTTATCCGGAAGATATAACGTTCAGAAAGTTTTACGAGATATTTAAGCAGACGGTGAAGTATCGGGGACCGGGGATTCCGATCGGAGGTTGCAAGGCTGTAATAAACGAACTCGTCGAAAATCTTGAGAGCATGGGGGGAAGAATTTACCTGAGGAAGGAAGTTAGGGGGATGAAGGAATCGGACGGAAAAATTAAGCTGCTCGTTGATGATTGGAAAGTTTTCGACAGCGTGGTATCTAACGTCGGTCACAAACTCACAGCCGAACTCATGGGAGAGAAAATTAGTCATCCGGAAGAGAGCAGGGGAATAAAATACACTCTCAAACTTGAAGAACCGTTTTTAGAACACACCGGCGTTTTATTCGTAGCGAATAAGAACGTAGCCGGAATGAATGAGGTAACTAACGCAGATCCAAACTTGGGAAAAGGGGTCATGCTTCAGGTGCATCAGCCGTTTAGAGGTGAGGTGAGGAAAGCTATCGAGATCGGATTGAGGGAAATAAGAGAGATCGTCGGAAAGAGCTTTGAGTTAATTGCTGTCCAAAGCTTCAGTAACGACTGGCCGGTGAATAGAGCGAAAGCCGGCTCGGATTTGGGAGTAGTTTTTAAAGAGAGAGTAGTTGTGGTCGGAGACGGGGCTAAGGGAAGAGATATCGAAGTGGAAGGCATAGCTCTCGGAGTGGAGAAAGCTTTGGAGGAGCTGAAAAGATGGACGTAG
- a CDS encoding ABC transporter ATP-binding protein → MDVVLRNVVKKFGKFVALHGISFEIRKGEKVALLGPNGAGKTTTVRIISGITKPTSGEVRVAGKDPFRDYEVKKMFGVVSHHTFLYEELTAYENLEFYAKLYEADEGRIAELLKEFGLYERRHELVRNFSRGMKQRLAIARALIHSPKILILDEATTGLDVFGKKELFTILENFDGTILLTTHDLEEAEKTCERALIMSSGRIVFDGSSEDIGSIYKEVLS, encoded by the coding sequence ATGGACGTAGTTTTGAGAAACGTCGTCAAGAAGTTCGGAAAATTCGTTGCTTTGCACGGGATAAGCTTTGAGATTAGAAAAGGAGAAAAAGTTGCTCTGCTTGGACCGAACGGAGCTGGGAAAACGACGACAGTCAGAATTATAAGCGGGATAACAAAGCCTACGAGCGGAGAGGTAAGGGTGGCTGGAAAAGACCCTTTTAGGGATTACGAAGTTAAGAAGATGTTTGGAGTCGTTTCTCACCACACATTCCTCTACGAAGAGCTTACAGCTTACGAAAACCTCGAATTCTACGCCAAGCTTTATGAGGCTGACGAAGGCAGAATTGCCGAGCTGCTTAAGGAGTTTGGGTTGTACGAAAGAAGGCACGAACTTGTTAGAAACTTTTCGCGAGGAATGAAGCAAAGGCTGGCGATAGCGAGAGCTTTAATTCACTCTCCAAAGATACTGATTCTCGATGAGGCTACGACGGGTTTGGACGTTTTCGGGAAGAAAGAACTCTTTACGATCCTCGAAAACTTCGACGGAACGATTTTACTAACCACTCACGATCTTGAAGAAGCTGAAAAAACCTGCGAAAGAGCTCTTATAATGTCTTCGGGCAGAATCGTATTTGACGGGAGTTCGGAAGACATAGGAAGTATCTACAAGGAGGTGCTTTCTTGA
- a CDS encoding heme exporter protein CcmB, whose product MKVLEIAKKDIKVELRTKNSIYFMLLFALISSAMFSVSIPVETYDVVASPLLWIVLLFVGMLGYSRAFLRELEAGTLDGLRISPVNPISVLFGKTLYNLFLMLLVEAIIVPIFFVLFQPKIENTPLFLLSLTAGNVAFVIVSSSLSVLILKSKTRELLMPVILFPVIFPVISSTLAALNMAKMGTIGDIYSPLALIVSFSVAMIGVAFLTFEHAFFD is encoded by the coding sequence TTGAAAGTTCTGGAAATTGCAAAAAAGGACATTAAAGTTGAGCTCAGAACGAAAAACTCGATATATTTCATGCTCCTCTTCGCTCTGATCTCTTCAGCCATGTTCAGCGTTTCGATTCCCGTGGAAACTTACGATGTTGTTGCATCACCCCTCCTCTGGATCGTTCTTCTCTTCGTCGGTATGCTCGGCTATTCGAGAGCTTTTCTGAGGGAGCTCGAAGCCGGAACTTTAGACGGCTTGAGGATTTCGCCAGTTAATCCGATCAGCGTTTTGTTTGGAAAAACCCTCTACAACCTGTTTTTAATGCTTCTCGTCGAAGCCATAATCGTCCCTATTTTCTTCGTCCTCTTTCAACCGAAGATCGAAAATACGCCACTTTTTCTGCTCTCCTTAACTGCCGGAAACGTCGCTTTCGTTATAGTCAGCAGCTCTCTTTCGGTTTTAATTCTAAAATCGAAAACGAGAGAGTTGCTAATGCCCGTAATATTGTTTCCGGTCATATTTCCGGTTATAAGCTCGACTCTTGCAGCTTTAAACATGGCTAAAATGGGAACGATCGGCGATATATACTCCCCTCTCGCTCTAATCGTCTCCTTTTCAGTAGCTATGATAGGTGTCGCTTTCCTAACTTTTGAGCACGCTTTCTTCGATTAG
- a CDS encoding NAD-dependent epimerase/dehydratase family protein has translation MILLTGGAGFIGSHLADKLVEMGERVRIIDNLSSGKLEYVNKNAEFIKGDLRNPKDVREALRGVEEVWHIAANPEVRLGEKDPKTIYENNLLATYILLEEMRKAGIERIIFTSTSTVYGEAEVIPTPEDYKTIPISIYGATKLGCEALISSYCHTFDMQAWIYRFANVIGKRSTHGVIYDFIQKLKKNPNELEILGDGNQTKSYIYISDCVEGIIYGLKADEQLNIFNLGNEDWISVKRIAEIVCEELGVSPKFKFTGGKRGWKGDVPLMLLSIEKIKKLGWKPKYSSEEAVRMATRDLIEESVLKS, from the coding sequence ATGATTCTTCTAACTGGTGGAGCAGGATTTATAGGAAGTCACTTGGCTGATAAACTCGTTGAAATGGGAGAAAGAGTTAGAATTATCGATAACCTCTCTTCCGGAAAATTGGAGTATGTAAATAAAAATGCCGAATTTATCAAAGGAGACTTGAGAAATCCGAAAGATGTAAGAGAGGCTTTGAGGGGAGTAGAAGAAGTCTGGCATATAGCGGCGAATCCAGAGGTGAGACTTGGAGAGAAAGATCCTAAAACCATATACGAGAACAACCTTCTCGCCACATACATTCTCCTCGAAGAAATGAGAAAGGCTGGAATCGAGAGAATAATTTTCACCTCCACCTCAACCGTTTACGGAGAGGCTGAGGTTATTCCAACACCAGAAGATTATAAGACGATACCCATTTCCATCTACGGAGCGACCAAGCTCGGTTGCGAGGCTTTAATTTCCTCATACTGCCACACTTTCGATATGCAAGCTTGGATTTACAGATTCGCTAACGTAATAGGGAAAAGGAGCACCCACGGAGTTATATACGACTTCATACAGAAGCTGAAGAAAAATCCGAACGAGCTCGAAATTCTCGGGGACGGCAATCAGACGAAATCGTACATATACATTTCGGATTGCGTCGAAGGTATAATCTACGGATTGAAAGCCGACGAGCAGCTGAACATATTCAACTTGGGTAACGAAGACTGGATAAGCGTGAAAAGAATAGCTGAAATAGTCTGCGAAGAGCTTGGAGTTTCTCCCAAATTCAAGTTCACCGGAGGTAAAAGGGGGTGGAAAGGTGACGTCCCTCTAATGCTGCTGTCAATAGAAAAGATAAAGAAGCTCGGCTGGAAGCCGAAGTACAGTAGCGAAGAAGCTGTTAGAATGGCTACGAGAGATCTAATCGAAGAAAGCGTGCTCAAAAGTTAG
- a CDS encoding LSM domain-containing protein, with protein sequence MLPNQMVKSLIGKEVRVEMKGEESSLVGRLESVDDYMNLHLSNAYEYKDGEKIRVLGDIVLRGNNIVLIQPFEE encoded by the coding sequence ATGCTGCCGAATCAAATGGTTAAGTCGCTGATCGGCAAGGAGGTAAGAGTCGAAATGAAAGGAGAGGAATCGAGCTTGGTCGGAAGACTTGAGAGTGTGGATGACTACATGAACCTCCACTTGTCCAACGCCTACGAGTACAAAGACGGAGAAAAGATTAGAGTGCTCGGAGACATAGTGCTCAGGGGAAATAACATCGTGCTCATACAGCCTTTTGAGGAGTAA
- a CDS encoding helix-turn-helix transcriptional regulator — protein sequence MIDTREEILKLLEKKGEILQKDLWKELNIDSSKCSRILRKLEKEGLIKRIEVVVDGVKTFKIVPAHVEVEGEEEEPSLIELMEKVEAITGLPPCFGCLVAECDPKECLKLEIWCLRRSME from the coding sequence ATGATAGACACGAGGGAGGAGATTTTAAAGCTACTCGAAAAGAAGGGCGAAATTCTTCAAAAAGATCTCTGGAAAGAGCTGAATATAGACAGCAGCAAGTGTTCGAGAATACTAAGGAAGCTTGAGAAGGAAGGGTTGATAAAGAGAATTGAGGTTGTTGTCGACGGCGTAAAGACGTTCAAAATAGTCCCGGCTCACGTGGAGGTGGAGGGGGAAGAGGAGGAACCAAGTTTAATAGAGTTAATGGAAAAGGTCGAAGCTATAACGGGTTTGCCTCCTTGTTTTGGCTGTTTAGTTGCTGAATGCGATCCTAAAGAGTGTTTAAAGCTCGAAATCTGGTGTTTGAGAAGAAGCATGGAGTGA
- a CDS encoding stage II sporulation protein M, giving the protein MDCPEVIYSSNNNRDDLSFLSILKNNLLVVTLLLSGTLLLGSTTLVNLMNSGITVARLIILANACNLSLHKFLLLVLPHGIFEIPAIIIAGAAGFKIPYEIIRYLAGRKEQILTKEDIKEYFTLALISIILIVIAAFVEAYVTPRVANTFYRGKLLFSSGLSYTLDN; this is encoded by the coding sequence ATGGATTGTCCGGAAGTAATATACTCTTCAAATAATAACAGGGATGACTTATCGTTTTTATCAATTTTAAAAAATAACTTACTTGTTGTAACATTACTCCTTTCTGGAACTCTATTACTTGGTAGCACTACATTAGTCAATTTAATGAATAGTGGAATTACCGTCGCACGCTTGATTATATTGGCAAATGCATGTAATCTGTCATTACACAAATTTTTGCTATTGGTTCTACCTCACGGCATCTTCGAAATCCCAGCCATAATCATAGCAGGAGCTGCTGGCTTCAAAATACCCTACGAAATCATCCGTTATTTAGCGGGTAGAAAAGAACAAATCCTAACAAAAGAAGACATCAAAGAATATTTTACCCTCGCTTTGATTTCAATAATCTTAATCGTAATAGCAGCATTTGTTGAAGCTTACGTAACGCCAAGAGTGGCGAATACTTTTTATCGAGGTAAGTTACTTTTCTCTTCTGGACTTTCTTATACGCTCGATAATTAG
- a CDS encoding ATP-binding protein: protein MVKIAVAGKGGVGKTTIAAVLAHLFARDGYNVTAIDCDSAMNLPTALGVNNVKPLSELKDIIDERVRGPFGTYKLNPKVDDIFEAYSVRNEDGVRVLVLGTIEKGGEGCFCPENAFLRAILRHAIFREKDVLIMDMEAGIEHLGRGTAKGVDLLLAVVEPGMRSVETLKRIEKLGADIGITKIGVVVNKYIENEMTRKILDRIDKPIVGVIPYSECFIKADIQGIPPYKVCDLKPFEELKSKILEMIENEGGSGS, encoded by the coding sequence ATGGTAAAAATAGCCGTAGCTGGAAAAGGTGGAGTTGGAAAGACTACGATAGCTGCAGTTTTAGCTCACCTCTTCGCTAGAGACGGATACAACGTCACGGCGATAGACTGCGACTCAGCTATGAATTTACCGACAGCTCTCGGAGTTAATAACGTTAAACCACTTTCCGAGCTTAAAGATATAATCGACGAAAGAGTTAGAGGTCCTTTTGGGACTTATAAACTAAATCCGAAGGTTGACGACATCTTTGAGGCTTATTCCGTGAGAAACGAGGACGGAGTTAGGGTTCTCGTTTTGGGAACAATAGAAAAAGGTGGAGAAGGGTGTTTTTGCCCTGAAAACGCTTTTCTCAGAGCTATTCTGAGGCATGCTATATTCAGGGAGAAGGACGTCCTTATCATGGACATGGAAGCTGGTATAGAGCATCTTGGAAGGGGAACGGCGAAGGGAGTCGACCTTCTCTTAGCTGTCGTTGAGCCGGGGATGAGGAGTGTAGAAACGCTGAAAAGGATAGAAAAGCTCGGTGCTGACATAGGAATCACGAAAATTGGTGTAGTGGTAAATAAATACATAGAAAACGAGATGACGAGGAAGATTTTGGATAGGATAGACAAGCCGATAGTTGGCGTAATTCCCTACAGCGAATGTTTTATAAAAGCGGACATTCAGGGAATTCCTCCCTACAAGGTTTGCGATCTAAAACCTTTCGAGGAGCTGAAGAGTAAAATTCTCGAAATGATCGAAAATGAGGGTGGGAGTGGTTCTTAG
- a CDS encoding DUF166 domain-containing protein — protein sequence MRVGVVLRGKYGRRAAKEISEFFEVYTYELPQNLPEIIDEPEELNFPDELFECDIIVSYALHPDVNYEIIRRAAGKVKYVLLPGGAKSGSKKQLEELGKKYGVNVLVENICCATPKIDDPEVKEFFEKFGMPEFEIEVENGVIKSVKVKRSSICGSSKFVAEKLVGMRVDEAPAKAGYFTQIYPCFASRGIDGKIHRAAHIHKRQVEKALRG from the coding sequence ATGAGGGTGGGAGTGGTTCTTAGAGGGAAGTACGGGAGAAGGGCTGCGAAAGAGATATCCGAATTCTTCGAGGTTTACACCTACGAGCTTCCCCAGAATTTACCGGAGATAATAGACGAGCCCGAGGAGCTGAATTTTCCCGACGAATTGTTTGAGTGCGACATAATAGTTAGCTACGCCCTACATCCGGATGTCAACTACGAGATAATCAGGAGGGCTGCCGGAAAAGTTAAGTACGTTCTTCTTCCCGGAGGGGCTAAAAGCGGATCTAAAAAGCAGCTTGAGGAACTCGGGAAAAAGTATGGTGTGAATGTTCTCGTGGAGAACATTTGCTGTGCGACGCCAAAAATAGACGATCCGGAGGTTAAAGAGTTCTTCGAAAAGTTCGGAATGCCGGAGTTTGAAATAGAGGTCGAGAACGGCGTGATAAAGTCTGTGAAAGTTAAGAGGAGTTCCATATGCGGTTCTTCTAAGTTTGTTGCGGAAAAACTTGTTGGAATGAGAGTCGATGAAGCTCCGGCTAAAGCTGGTTACTTCACTCAAATCTATCCGTGCTTCGCTTCTCGCGGCATAGACGGAAAAATTCATAGAGCAGCTCACATCCACAAGAGGCAGGTTGAAAAAGCTTTGAGAGGTTAG
- a CDS encoding ATP/GTP-binding protein: MEERVYVFVVGSAGSGKTYFTKAFSDWLDLKKIDVFTVNLDPGADYLPYSADVDVREWFTLEDIMSKYDVGPNGAQIIGADLISTKVNEIIDEIDYNDPTFVIFDTPGQMELFTLRASSEILVSSLGKRNCIMVYLYDPVVSKTPSGFLSLVFMASSAVFKLEIPHVPVLSKADLLPEHDLEKIIEWSTNQEKLYEEISSMKGLSLELFHLLREAGLFQPLIPVSSTKMFGFEDVYDAIQEIFYSGEDIESFY, from the coding sequence ATGGAGGAAAGAGTTTACGTCTTCGTTGTGGGCTCAGCTGGTAGCGGGAAAACTTACTTCACAAAAGCTTTCTCAGACTGGCTCGATCTTAAGAAGATTGACGTTTTCACCGTAAACCTCGATCCCGGAGCTGATTACCTCCCTTATTCGGCTGATGTCGATGTCAGAGAGTGGTTTACGCTCGAAGACATAATGAGCAAGTACGACGTAGGACCGAACGGAGCTCAAATCATAGGAGCTGATTTGATAAGCACCAAAGTTAACGAGATAATTGACGAGATAGACTATAACGATCCGACTTTCGTTATTTTCGACACTCCAGGGCAAATGGAACTTTTCACTTTAAGGGCGAGCAGCGAAATCCTCGTAAGTTCCCTCGGAAAGAGAAACTGCATAATGGTTTACCTCTACGATCCCGTGGTTTCGAAAACTCCCTCAGGTTTTCTTTCCCTCGTTTTTATGGCTTCATCCGCTGTTTTCAAGCTTGAGATACCTCACGTCCCCGTTTTAAGCAAGGCTGATTTGCTGCCGGAACACGATCTTGAAAAAATAATTGAGTGGAGCACGAATCAGGAAAAGCTGTATGAAGAAATTTCGAGCATGAAAGGTTTGAGTCTTGAGCTCTTCCACTTGTTAAGAGAGGCAGGTCTTTTCCAGCCTTTGATTCCGGTCTCTTCCACGAAAATGTTCGGTTTCGAAGACGTTTACGATGCAATTCAGGAAATTTTTTATTCGGGCGAAGATATCGAAAGTTTTTACTGA
- a CDS encoding P-II family nitrogen regulator, translating into MKKIEAIIRPERFEKVKEELERRGFVSMTVAEVRGRGEQKGITLQFRGRAIEVDLLHKIKIEIVAKDEEVDEIVEAIVSAARTGKYGDGKIFVIPVERVIRIRTGEETQ; encoded by the coding sequence ATGAAGAAAATTGAAGCGATAATAAGACCGGAAAGGTTTGAGAAGGTAAAGGAAGAGCTTGAAAGAAGAGGATTCGTTTCGATGACTGTCGCTGAAGTTAGGGGAAGAGGGGAGCAGAAAGGGATTACCCTTCAGTTTAGGGGAAGAGCGATTGAGGTTGACCTACTTCACAAAATCAAAATTGAAATCGTGGCAAAAGATGAAGAGGTGGATGAGATAGTAGAAGCGATAGTAAGTGCTGCGAGAACCGGGAAGTACGGAGACGGAAAGATATTCGTGATTCCGGTGGAGAGAGTGATAAGAATCAGAACGGGAGAAGAGACTCAGTAA
- a CDS encoding ammonium transporter → MEPNGWILTSAALVMLMVPGLALFYAGMVRRKNAVNMIMLSLVSYVIVSLQWVLFGYSLSFGDGSDFIGFPSPMPEDLFAFYQLTFAAITLAIITSAAAERMKFSSFVLFGLLWTTFVYDPFAKWLWGNGWLAKLGALDFAGGAVVHISSGFGALALALALGNRAGYGEHDIKAHNVPMTLLGAGLLWFGWFGFNGGSSLAVNETAVRAVIVTNTAAATGALVWLLISLRSGRVGSLAFVTGAIAGLASITPAAGFVTIWQSIVIGVVAGVLCYYAMVYRVKKKIDESLDAWAIHGVGGAIGMLMLGIFNGKFIPQLVAVTVTIIYAFAVTYIIAKVVDVVTGLRVSEEEEYVGLDISQHGEEAYS, encoded by the coding sequence ATGGAGCCGAACGGCTGGATACTGACCTCGGCAGCTTTAGTAATGCTGATGGTTCCTGGACTCGCTCTGTTCTACGCTGGAATGGTAAGAAGGAAGAACGCTGTAAACATGATAATGCTTTCACTAGTTTCCTACGTTATCGTCAGTTTGCAGTGGGTTCTCTTCGGTTACAGCTTATCTTTCGGAGATGGGAGTGATTTCATTGGATTTCCCTCCCCAATGCCCGAAGATCTCTTCGCTTTTTATCAACTAACTTTCGCGGCTATCACTCTCGCGATTATAACCAGCGCTGCTGCAGAGAGAATGAAATTCTCCTCATTTGTTCTCTTCGGACTGCTCTGGACGACCTTCGTTTACGATCCCTTCGCAAAATGGCTGTGGGGTAACGGATGGCTCGCAAAGCTCGGAGCTTTGGACTTTGCCGGAGGGGCTGTTGTTCACATTAGCTCGGGGTTCGGTGCATTGGCTCTCGCATTAGCTCTCGGAAATAGGGCTGGTTATGGGGAGCATGATATCAAAGCTCACAACGTTCCAATGACTTTACTCGGAGCTGGATTGCTCTGGTTCGGATGGTTCGGATTTAACGGAGGAAGCTCTTTGGCGGTAAACGAAACTGCTGTTAGGGCAGTTATAGTCACGAACACAGCCGCCGCAACTGGAGCTTTGGTTTGGCTTTTGATAAGCTTGAGAAGCGGAAGAGTTGGTTCATTAGCCTTTGTTACGGGAGCGATAGCTGGACTCGCTTCCATAACTCCAGCAGCTGGCTTCGTTACGATCTGGCAGTCAATAGTTATAGGAGTCGTCGCCGGAGTTCTCTGCTACTATGCGATGGTTTACAGAGTTAAAAAGAAAATCGACGAAAGCCTTGACGCTTGGGCGATACACGGAGTTGGAGGAGCGATAGGAATGTTAATGCTCGGAATATTCAACGGAAAGTTCATTCCCCAGCTTGTGGCTGTGACTGTAACGATAATTTACGCCTTCGCTGTAACTTACATAATAGCCAAGGTCGTTGACGTAGTTACAGGATTGAGGGTGAGCGAAGAAGAGGAGTACGTGGGATTGGACATTTCCCAGCACGGGGAGGAGGCTTACTCGTGA
- a CDS encoding Hsp20/alpha crystallin family protein produces the protein MRFFDPFEELRRMQERMSRLLEEFDRFAFERELTAPLDVIDEGDKYRVVVDLPGFNKEDINVYVEDGDLVIKAERKEEKEEEGKNFIRKERRYGEVYRRVSLPSEIDVDKISAKYNNGVLEIIIPKVEKEKKVIKIE, from the coding sequence ATGAGATTCTTCGACCCGTTCGAGGAGCTGAGGAGGATGCAGGAAAGAATGAGTAGACTGCTCGAAGAGTTTGACAGATTTGCTTTCGAGAGAGAACTAACGGCTCCGCTTGACGTTATAGACGAAGGGGACAAGTACAGAGTCGTCGTCGACTTGCCAGGATTCAACAAAGAAGACATAAACGTCTACGTGGAAGACGGGGATCTCGTGATAAAAGCGGAAAGAAAGGAAGAGAAAGAAGAGGAAGGCAAGAACTTCATAAGGAAAGAGAGAAGATACGGAGAAGTTTACAGGAGAGTCTCGCTGCCGAGTGAAATAGATGTGGACAAGATTTCAGCGAAGTACAACAACGGTGTTCTCGAGATAATCATTCCGAAGGTGGAGAAGGAGAAGAAAGTGATCAAAATAGAGTGA
- a CDS encoding arsenic resistance protein, with product MSKVYFAFLSAALGVLIGRLTDFPVENQKLLSGIITVLVFLTIFPAMIGFRFGRIRELKLSPLVASFILNFIWSPLFAFALVKLLENELAFSVAAAILFPCPSMNAAYVLLSGGNLEVSTAIMGINFVVGAALYPFLLNFVAKEANYKIPVSQVAVSIFAVVFLPVVVGKIVSRIYQPSEKVRRDLTEISLNGLVFTVFFTKSHEINLVEVFSILPISIAFLLSTILLAEAISKLLRMKREEHLSYVFLTAGKNNSTVIAVLTLSGKYHLAVYVMIHQFVQILTLLLYSKKR from the coding sequence GTGAGCAAGGTTTACTTCGCATTCCTTTCAGCTGCTCTCGGAGTTTTAATAGGAAGACTTACCGACTTTCCGGTGGAAAACCAGAAACTCCTTTCTGGGATAATAACTGTCCTCGTCTTCCTTACGATTTTCCCGGCTATGATAGGATTTAGGTTTGGGAGAATCAGAGAGCTAAAGCTGTCTCCTCTTGTAGCCTCCTTTATACTGAACTTTATCTGGAGCCCTCTTTTCGCTTTTGCTCTCGTTAAACTTCTTGAAAATGAATTAGCTTTCAGCGTCGCAGCCGCAATTTTGTTCCCTTGCCCGAGCATGAATGCGGCGTACGTTCTCCTTTCTGGAGGAAATTTGGAAGTTTCTACGGCGATAATGGGCATAAATTTTGTGGTTGGTGCCGCTCTGTATCCGTTTCTCCTAAATTTTGTGGCTAAAGAAGCCAACTATAAAATTCCGGTAAGTCAGGTAGCTGTGAGCATATTTGCGGTAGTTTTTCTTCCCGTTGTCGTCGGGAAGATCGTGAGCAGAATTTACCAGCCGAGTGAGAAGGTGAGGAGAGATCTAACTGAAATTAGTCTTAACGGGCTCGTTTTTACTGTATTTTTCACGAAATCCCATGAGATAAACCTTGTCGAGGTTTTCTCGATTTTGCCAATTTCGATAGCATTTCTCCTCTCGACGATTCTCTTAGCTGAGGCGATCTCAAAACTTTTGAGAATGAAAAGAGAAGAGCATTTGTCGTACGTATTTCTAACTGCCGGAAAAAATAACTCGACCGTCATAGCGGTATTAACGCTTTCAGGCAAGTATCACTTGGCGGTATACGTTATGATCCACCAGTTCGTTCAAATCCTCACTCTGCTGCTTTACTCGAAGAAGAGATAA
- a CDS encoding 4Fe-4S binding protein — protein sequence MKRIVVNRYKCAYCGACVSVCKFDANELVETYLEIYPDKCTLCMVCVKTCPMGALEVVE from the coding sequence ATGAAACGCATAGTCGTCAACAGGTACAAATGCGCTTACTGTGGAGCTTGCGTTTCTGTCTGCAAGTTTGATGCGAACGAGCTCGTGGAAACTTACCTTGAAATTTATCCAGACAAGTGCACTCTCTGCATGGTTTGCGTTAAAACTTGTCCGATGGGTGCCTTAGAGGTGGTGGAATGA